The [Clostridium] scindens ATCC 35704 nucleotide sequence ACGGATAAAAGCTACCCTGGGGATAACAGGCTTATCACTCCCAAGAGTTCACATCGACGGAGTGGTTTGGCACCTCGATGTCGGCTCATCGCATCCTGGGGCTGAAGTAGGTCCCAAGGGTTGGGCTGTTCGCCCATTAAAGCGGTACGCGAGCTGGGTTCAGAACGTCGTGAGACAGTTCGGTCCCTATCCGGCGCGGGCGTAGGATATTTGAGAGGAGCTGTCCTTAGTACGAGAGGACCGGGATGGACTGGCCGCTGGTGGATCTGTTGCGCCTCCAGGCGCATGGCAGAGTAGCCAAGCCGGGACGGGATAAACGCTGAAGGCATCTAAGCGTGAAGCCCCCCTCGAGATGAGATATCCCTGGCGTTAAGCCAGTAAGACCCCTTGAAGACGACGAGGTAGATAGGATAGAGGTGGAATTGCAGCAATGCATGGAGCTGACTATTACTAATCGGTCGAGGGCATGACCAGAGAGGCTGGAAGGCAGAAAAAGACTCGGAGTTGGAGTTTCGGATGGAAGTATTTCCCGTATGCGGTTTTGAAGGTATATATGAAAAGTCCAGGAGTTAATTTCCTGGACTTTTTTGCTATTTAAAATCTTTTTCAAATTCATCCAATGCAGCCACAAGGAGGGCTGAGGAATATGCCATTGTCGGACCACCTCCAAAAGCCGTGGCAACCGTTGCCGCTTCAAGGATTTCCTGTCTCGTGCACCCTGCTTTTAAAGCATTGTACGCATGTCCTACAATGCAATACTCGCATCTGGAATATACGGATATAGCGATACAGATTAATTCTTTGTTCTTTGAGGAAATGCTCCCTTCGGAAAGCGCGGCTCCGATGAAGCCTGATAAGGAGCCGAATGCTTCTGGATTAGAGTCGCCTAAGGCCTTCATACCGTAATTGGAATCTTCTAATATTGCTCTGACATCTTTCATAATATAAATATCCTCCTGTCTTTTCTATATAACAGTATAATGAAAGATGGAAGTTTTTGTCCAATTGATATATAAAAAGAGAGAAGAGAGATATAGGAGCCATCTATAGCAAGTTCAATATTTAAGAAATATAGTAATATATGGTATAATATTTGTAACTATCTGAGGGAATGAAAGGTATTATACATGAGGGAAGAGAATCACAAGAAAGATGCACGGCTAATTGATCTGGCAGGATCAAAGGGGAAGAACATCTGAAACACTGGCTGAAAAGAGTAATGATAAATTGCGGCAAGAAGCAGTTTGAAAACGCATATCGGAAGCGACTTGAGGATTATATGGCGAACGCGGGCGAGTATGAGTTCGTGTTCTTTAAGAACGACTCAGGCTTATCAGTGATTATTCCGATGAGAATTTCCAGATGTATATCTGGAAAGATGCTGATCCGGAGAAATACTATAACAGTTGTATGATAGAATTTGATACGCCGACTGAAAAAGTATATGAGATGCAGACGCAGAGGCAGTGCTATGAGTAGGCGCTGCCAGCAAGAATAAAACAGAATAAGGAGCACGCGGCAAGATTGCCGCGCGCTTCTTATTCGTTGCCTTAAGATTCCTGCCTAAGTGCTAAGATATGATTGATAAGCAGCGTAGCAATATCATCCTTGCTCATCAGTTCCAGTTCGGTTACGCAATCCGGAGTGATCATGGTGACAATATTGGTGTCGGTCTCAAATCCAGCCCCCTTCACCTTCAGATTATTGGCAATGATCATATCCAGATTCTTCTTCACCAGTTTCTTCTTGGAATTCTCCAGCATATTTTCGGTTTCCATAGAGAATCCACAAAGGAACTGGCCGGGCTTTTTGTTATCACCCAGAAATTTCAGAATATCGTCCGTGCGCTCCAGAGGGATGCTAAGTTCAGCATCCGATTTCTTGACCTTTTCATCTGCAACCTGGGATGGACGGTAATCGGCAACGGCAGCAGCCTTGATGATGATGTCCATATCCCGGCTTCTGGAAGTGACGGCATCAAACATGTCTCTGGCAGAAGTGACAGGAATCACATCGACGAACATCGGCGGCTCTATAGCGGTTTTTCCGGTTACCAGCGTAACCTGCGCCCCCCTTAGCATACAGTCCCTCGCAATGCTGTATCCCATCTTTCCCGAAGAGTGGTTGGTAATGTACCTGACCGGATCAATGGCTTCCCGGGTAGGTCCTGCGGTAACGAGAACCTTTAAGCCCAACATATCTTTGGGGCAGGCACAGCATCTGTAAATGTGCTGGAGGATGAATTCAGGCTCCGGCATCTTCCCGGCTCCGGTATCCCCGCATGCCAGCCTTCCGCTGGCAGGATCTATGATTTCCATACCGTACTTTCTCAACGCTTCCAGGTTGTTCTGGGTCACCGCATTCTCATACATTGCCGTATTCATCGCCGGCACGATGATCTTAGGACATCTGCAGGCCAGGAAGGTAGTCGTCAGCATGTCATCAGCCATGCCATGGGCAATCTTGGCAATCACATTGGCAGTTGCCGGGGCGATTACGGCAACGTCCGCCTTCTGGGCAAGAGCAACATGTTCGACATGGAATTCGAAATTCCTGTCAAATGTGTCGATCACGCAACGGTTGCCAGTGAGCGTCTCAAAAGTAATCGGCGTAATAAAGTTTGTGGCATGCTCGGTCATAAGCACATGGACCTCGGCCCCTGATTTGACCAGCATGCTGGCCAGGCTGGCGCTTTTATATGCGGCAATTCCTCCGGTAACGCCCAGGAGGATCGTTTTTCCTTTTAACATAGTATGTTTCCTTTCTGTATGATTTTCATATTACTATAACTATAACCTGTTTTGGGACGTGTTGCAAGAAGTCCTGTGTGAAAAGGACGGGTGAATAAATATGTACGTCAGCTATATGTGGAAAAGAGTTGCTTAATATTGACCCGGGTGTTATAATTACAACGTAATTGTATTGTATCCTGCACAGCAGGAATGATAACAAGGAGGAATTGAATAATGAAGACAAAGAAACACGACACACGTTGGATGGTCAGTGTTGCACTTATGGCAGCGATTGTCATCGTGCTGGCGAACACGCCGCTGGGGATGATTCAACTGCCGATTATTAAGGCGACAACTGTACACATTCCGGTAATTATCGGAGCGATTCTGTTAGGCCCATCAGCCGGAGCAATCCTGGGCGCCGTATTTGGCGTATGCTCATTGATCAGCAATACGATGGCGCCAACGCTTTTATCCTTTGCATTCTCTCCATTCATGAGTACTACAGGGATACCGGGAGCACTAAAGGCAATCTGGATTTCAGTAGGATGCAGGATCTTGATTGGAGTAGCGGCAGGATGGCTATGGATTTTACTGAGCAAGCTGAAGGTAGGCCAGTTGATAGCGCTTCCAATCGTAGGATTCATCGGGTCAATGGTGAATACGGTGGCGGTTATGGGAAGCATTTACCTGCTATTCGCCCAGGAGTACGCGCAGGCCAGGGAAGTTGGCGTAACCGCGGTATGGGGCCTGATTATGGGAACGGTGACTGCATCAGGAATACCGGAGGCAATCGCGGCGGCAGTGCTGGTACTGGCATTAGGCAAAGTACTGATTCAGGTATTTAAGAAGATGAATATAAGAATGATGAACACCCAACTAGCCAAGTAAGAAGTTAATATAAAAAAATAAGGGGCTGTCGGTTTGTGATATGCTCCCTTCTAGGTAGACAAGTGAAATAATAAAAACTTGTCACTTAGGAGGGAGCATACTTTATGTCAAAGAAGACGATATCTGCTAAAGATAAAATATCTGCGGTTATGCTATATTTTGAGGGAAATGTTTCCCAGCATCAATTGGCAGAACGGTTAGAGGTGAGTCTTGCTACTGTCCAACAATGGATTCGTAATTATGAATCTATGGGGGAAGATGCATTCCTAATGAAACATTATAAACGATATTCAAAAGAACTGAAACTCCAAGCGGTGCAGGAATATTTTATAGACGTAAATGATAAACGAGTGCTGCGGATATGTCGTAAAAAAGATATCAAATCAACTATAAAATACTCAAATAATGGTTGTACAGGACAAGCTGCTAATCCACAGTATATTGCCGAAAACATCCTAAATAGAGAGTTCACAGTGATATGCCAAATGAGAAATGGCTTACTGACGTCACGGAATTTAAATATTATGTCGGACCCGTAGTACACAAAATATACTTGAGCGCTATATTAGATCTATATGAAAAATCCGAATGCACATCCACTTTGCCATAGTGATAGGGGATATCAATATACAAACCGATCATTTCATAATAAACTAGAAAAAGCAGGCATGACACAAAGTATGTCTCGTGTAGGTAAATGCATCGATAACGGTCCTATGGAAGGATTTTGGGGCATTCTCAAACGAGAAAGATATTATGGTAAACGTTTTACTGATAAAGAAACACTTGTAAAAATGATTGAAGATTATATAGATTACTATAACAACAAACGCTTGCAAAGAAATCTTGGAGTTTTAACTCCAATGGAAAAACATGAAATCTACTTGCAAGCCGCATGAAAAACTGCCAGCAGATAATCTACTGGCAGAAAAAATCTTATATTTTTTCATTTGTCTACTTGACGGGAGCAGTTCAGTTCCCGACAGCCCCCCTTTTAATTAAACTGCAAGCTTCAAAATTTCTATAAATTCTTTTACATGCAGTGGTACATAATGTCCTACCGGAGCGGTGTCATTATGTGTAGCTCTGTCTGCCATTTCTTTGAAGTGTGTATCGTCGATTCCCATTTCTGTGAGAGAAGTCTTCAGATTCAGTGACTGGAAGAATTCTTTTAATTTGTCGGCTAAGATGTAAGCCATTTCTTTTTCTGTGTAGTTGTATGGATCTATATCGAAGACACGTTTTGCAAGTTGAGCAAGTTTGTAAGGTTTTACTTCTGCCATGTATTTGCACCATGCTACAAGAACAACTGCCATTCCTTCGCCGTGAGTGATGCCATACTGAGCGCTGATTTCATGCTCGATTCTGTGTGAACCCCAGTCAGCGGCACGTCCGGTATCAAGGATTCCGTTGTGTGCAACGGATGCAAGCCACTGAATCTCAGCACGTGCATCGTAGTTTGCCGGGTCTTTCATCAGACGTTTTGCATTGATGATTGCTGCCTGAATGGCACCTTCGATCATATAATCAGTTGTATCTGTGTGAGCAACGTCAGAGAAATATCTCTCTAACAGGTGGGAAAGGATATCAGCGCATCCGCAGGATGTCTGATATGCCGGAAGCCCCATGGTATATTTCGGGTTCATGATTGCAAATTTCGGGATGATCATGTCATCTTCGAATCCTAATTTCATCAGTCCGTTGGAAACGATCGCTGCATTAGATGTCTCAGAACCACTTGCCGGAAGTGTTGTGATTGCTCCAATCGGAACTGCTGTTTCAGGAGTGGCGGATCCATCAAAGAAATCCCATACATCTCCATCATAAGGAATACCAAGTGCGATAGATTTTGCTGTGTCTACAGAACTTCCGCCGCCGGCAGCGAGTACGAAGTCTGTTTTATGTTCTTTACATACTTTTACAAGATCACGGATCAGTTCGATCTTCGGGTTTGGAACAACTTCTCCACATTCCTGGAAATCAATTCCAAGACGGTCACAAGCATCTTTGATAACATCCCAGATACCAAGTGTTTTAATGAAATCTCCACTGTATACGAACATCAGAGAAGTTACTTTGTATTCTTTTAAAAGATCATACATATTATTTTCAGCTCCGTCACCGAAGAAGATGCGAGCCGGGTTTCTATAGTGAAAGTTTAACATTTGTATTGCCTCCTAAGGGTTTTATACCTGATTAATAGTATTTAGCAATAACAAATGGGAATGTTGCACTGCTGCAATTTATCTTCCCATACATCGGGCAGACGTTTATCTGTGATGATCATATCAATATCCTTCAAATCTGTAATCTTATATTCCGCAGTATCTGAAAACTTTGTATGGTCAGCGACCAGATAATGTTTACGTGATTGAGAGATGAAAGCCTTTCTTACCTGGCTTTCGCTCATATTGTTGTCGAGCAGACCGTGAGTTAAGTCGATGGCTGAGTTGCTGATGAAGCACTTATCTGCAATGTAATAGGATATCGCATCGGTGGTCTGATATCCTGTAAATGAATTGGAACGTTGACGGAATGTGCCGCCAAGTGAAATAAGCTTCAGGTTAGAAGACTGATTGCTAAATAAATTAATAATACGAAGAGAGTTGGTGATAATGATCATCTTCTGATTCCTTTGCACAAGTTCTTTGGCCAGTGTTAGGCAAGTCGTGCTGCAATCAAGGAAAATAGTATCGCCTTCTTTGATGAAGCGATTGATTGCGCAGGCGGCCAGTCTCTCTTTTTCTTGTGAGAAAAAAGTCTCACGTAACTGTACAGGTGCACCTTTGTCATCCGCATCCGGAAGGAATGCTCCGCCGTGGATTCTTTTTAATTTGTTCTGTGATTCCATCTCTTTTAAATCTCTTCGAATGGTTTCTTCACTGCAATTAAGCTTTTGACTCATTGTGGAAATTAAGATGCTTCCATACGTATGAAGCTCTTCTTCCAAATGTTTTTGTCTGTCAATCTTTAACATAACTCATAAATCCTTTCAACACATTTATAGAAAAAATGCATAACTATATTGAACGCAGTTATATAATACCAAAAAATCCCTCATTTTTCAACACTAAAAAATAAAAAACAGTCAAATGTTGTGAAAATGACGGTAAAAGTCAAGAAAAAGCCAAAGAAAGTAAAAAAAATAAACAAAAATATTGTTGACAAATGTGTATAAATGTTGTAATTTGTTGCTATAGCAAAATAACTGAAGGAGGGTAAACTTAATAAAATGTGATTTTGAGGGGAATTTAGGAAAAATGACATTTTATGTTGAATGCAGGAACTAAGCAACAAGACACAATATTAATTACAAGCGGACGTTATTATAATGAAACAAGGAACATTGACCACAGACCACAAGATGATTCAAAGTTTCATTAAAAAGAAAAATAAAAATGTAACGTTAAAAAGGTATGTAAGAAAGGAAGAGTAAAATGGAAAACGCTAACAACAAGAAAGGAAGCTTTATGGGGTTATTACCTCTGGTAATTTTCCTGGTAGTTTATTTTGCAATGGGTATTGGAACTGGAGATTTCTCTAACTTCCCATTAATGATCGGTATTTTCTTGGCATCCGCTATTTCATTATTTATGAAGAGCCCGGTAGCTGAGAAAAAGACATTCACAGAAAAAGTTGTTATGTTCTGTAAAGGTGGTGGAGATGACACATTGATCCTGATGGTAATCATCTACATGCTGGCCGGAGCATTCTACGGAGTAGCAAGCGGAATGCACGCAACAGATACAGTAACAAACATCGGTATTTCAATCCTGCCGGCAAACATGATCCTTCCGGGATTATTCTTAATCGGTTGTGTTTTAAGTTTCTCAATGGGAACATCAATGGGTACTGTAGCAGCCCTGATGCCAATCGCAATTGACATCGCATCTAAAACAGGCGTAAGCGTAGCATTTGTAAGTGGTGTTGTAGTAGGTGGAGCAATGTTCGGTGATAACCTTTCATTCATTTCTGATACAACAATCGCAGCAACAACAACACAGGGAATCGGAAACAAAGAAAAATTCAAAGCAAACATTTTCATGGTTGGACCAGCAGTGCTCATTACAGTAGTAGCACTTGCTCTGTATCCAATCGATGCAACTAAGATTTCTACAGGTGGATCTATCAACCTTGTAAACTTAGTTCCTTACATTTTAATTATCGCATTATCTCTTGCAGGTATGCATGCAGTAATGGCCATGACAATTTCTGTTATTTCAGGAATGATCATCGGAGTTATCCACGGAGACTTCTCGTTTGTAAAATCATTCACAGTTGTACATGATGGTATGACAAGTATGCAGGACATGGCAGTTA carries:
- a CDS encoding carboxymuconolactone decarboxylase family protein, yielding MKDVRAILEDSNYGMKALGDSNPEAFGSLSGFIGAALSEGSISSKNKELICIAISVYSRCEYCIVGHAYNALKAGCTRQEILEAATVATAFGGGPTMAYSSALLVAALDEFEKDFK
- the coaBC gene encoding bifunctional phosphopantothenoylcysteine decarboxylase/phosphopantothenate--cysteine ligase CoaBC — translated: MLKGKTILLGVTGGIAAYKSASLASMLVKSGAEVHVLMTEHATNFITPITFETLTGNRCVIDTFDRNFEFHVEHVALAQKADVAVIAPATANVIAKIAHGMADDMLTTTFLACRCPKIIVPAMNTAMYENAVTQNNLEALRKYGMEIIDPASGRLACGDTGAGKMPEPEFILQHIYRCCACPKDMLGLKVLVTAGPTREAIDPVRYITNHSSGKMGYSIARDCMLRGAQVTLVTGKTAIEPPMFVDVIPVTSARDMFDAVTSRSRDMDIIIKAAAVADYRPSQVADEKVKKSDAELSIPLERTDDILKFLGDNKKPGQFLCGFSMETENMLENSKKKLVKKNLDMIIANNLKVKGAGFETDTNIVTMITPDCVTELELMSKDDIATLLINHILALRQES
- a CDS encoding ECF transporter S component is translated as MKTKKHDTRWMVSVALMAAIVIVLANTPLGMIQLPIIKATTVHIPVIIGAILLGPSAGAILGAVFGVCSLISNTMAPTLLSFAFSPFMSTTGIPGALKAIWISVGCRILIGVAAGWLWILLSKLKVGQLIALPIVGFIGSMVNTVAVMGSIYLLFAQEYAQAREVGVTAVWGLIMGTVTASGIPEAIAAAVLVLALGKVLIQVFKKMNIRMMNTQLAK
- a CDS encoding transposase; amino-acid sequence: MSKKTISAKDKISAVMLYFEGNVSQHQLAERLEVSLATVQQWIRNYESMGEDAFLMKHYKRYSKELKLQAVQEYFIDVNDKRVLRICRKKDIKSTIKYSNNGCTGQAANPQYIAENILNREFTVICQMRNGLLTSRNLNIMSDP
- a CDS encoding IS3 family transposase; the encoded protein is MTQSMSRVGKCIDNGPMEGFWGILKRERYYGKRFTDKETLVKMIEDYIDYYNNKRLQRNLGVLTPMEKHEIYLQAA
- a CDS encoding iron-containing alcohol dehydrogenase, which translates into the protein MLNFHYRNPARIFFGDGAENNMYDLLKEYKVTSLMFVYSGDFIKTLGIWDVIKDACDRLGIDFQECGEVVPNPKIELIRDLVKVCKEHKTDFVLAAGGGSSVDTAKSIALGIPYDGDVWDFFDGSATPETAVPIGAITTLPASGSETSNAAIVSNGLMKLGFEDDMIIPKFAIMNPKYTMGLPAYQTSCGCADILSHLLERYFSDVAHTDTTDYMIEGAIQAAIINAKRLMKDPANYDARAEIQWLASVAHNGILDTGRAADWGSHRIEHEISAQYGITHGEGMAVVLVAWCKYMAEVKPYKLAQLAKRVFDIDPYNYTEKEMAYILADKLKEFFQSLNLKTSLTEMGIDDTHFKEMADRATHNDTAPVGHYVPLHVKEFIEILKLAV
- a CDS encoding DeoR/GlpR family DNA-binding transcription regulator — protein: MLKIDRQKHLEEELHTYGSILISTMSQKLNCSEETIRRDLKEMESQNKLKRIHGGAFLPDADDKGAPVQLRETFFSQEKERLAACAINRFIKEGDTIFLDCSTTCLTLAKELVQRNQKMIIITNSLRIINLFSNQSSNLKLISLGGTFRQRSNSFTGYQTTDAISYYIADKCFISNSAIDLTHGLLDNNMSESQVRKAFISQSRKHYLVADHTKFSDTAEYKITDLKDIDMIITDKRLPDVWEDKLQQCNIPICYC
- a CDS encoding Na+/H+ antiporter NhaC family protein translates to MENANNKKGSFMGLLPLVIFLVVYFAMGIGTGDFSNFPLMIGIFLASAISLFMKSPVAEKKTFTEKVVMFCKGGGDDTLILMVIIYMLAGAFYGVASGMHATDTVTNIGISILPANMILPGLFLIGCVLSFSMGTSMGTVAALMPIAIDIASKTGVSVAFVSGVVVGGAMFGDNLSFISDTTIAATTTQGIGNKEKFKANIFMVGPAVLITVVALALYPIDATKISTGGSINLVNLVPYILIIALSLAGMHAVMAMTISVISGMIIGVIHGDFSFVKSFTVVHDGMTSMQDMAVIAIFVGGLVAIMQYLGGIDWLLNKLAKGMKSKVGAELSIAALVSLVDVATTNNTISIIAVGPIAKDISEEFDIAPARTASILDLFSSAFNGLTPYAGQLLTAGAMAKIAPVAIMPYVWYDILMIIFGVIFIVIGRPKFKEKAAKASN